The Corallococcus silvisoli genome contains the following window.
GGCGGGCGGTGGAGCAGCTCGAGAAGGAGGACTTCATGCGCAACACCGTCCCGCTGGCGGTGTGGCAGCAGGGAGAGCTGGCGGCGTTCAAGGACGCGCTGAAGGCCGCGGTGATGGCGGGCCTGGACTCGAAGCTGGACGCGCTCGTGGAGGAATACCTGGGCCGGCAGGCGGGAGGCAGCGCCTCCGCCGGAATCAACAGGATGGCGCGGTCCTTCGCGGAGCAGGCGCGGCCTCGGCTCCGCGCGGTCGCCACGGGGGGCGGGTGACATGGAGCGCGTCCCCGTCCCCACCCGGATGTACCTCCAGGGAGGGCAGGCCATGCTCCAGACGGCGGAGCTGTCTCCCGCTGTCTACGAAGCCCCCTTCATGAGCGACGGCCTCCGGCACGCGCTGGAGGCCGGGGAGGCGGGTCTTGGCTACCGCGTGTCCGCGGTGAAGGAGCTGCCGGAGGACGGGGCGCTGCCGGCGGGGCTCCTCTTCCACGTGTCGCGGTGCGGGAGCACGCTGGTGAGCCAGATGCTGGGGACGCTTCCCGGGCTTCGGGCGGTGAGCGAGCCCGAGGTGCTGTCGCTCTACCTGCTGCATTGCGCCCAGGGGGCCTGTGCCTTCGACGCGGAGGTGTTCCGCCGGTTGATCAAGGTCCTGGGGCGGGGGAGCGGGCGCTATGTCATCAAGTTCTCGTCATGGAACCTGCTGTTCCTGGACTGGATCCGGGGCGCGTTGCCGGACGTGCCCTGGGTGTTCCTGACGCGTGACGCGACGGAGGTGATGGCCTCCAACTTCCGCAGCCCGTCGGCGCCCCTGCGGTGGTACCGGCGCGGCGACCCGAGGTTCAAGGCGTGCTTCCCGGACTGGCCCGGTGAGGCACGAGGGGCTCCGGAGGCATTCTTCGCGTGGTGTCTGGCGCGCTACGCGCAGGCGGCACGCCGGCACGCGGGCCCCCGGGGCTTGTGGGTGGACTACGCGCAGCTGCCCGGCGGGGTGCCCCGTCACATCCTGGCCCACTTCGGATTGGAGGCGGATGTGTCGCAGCGGGCGCGGATGGAGGAGAAGGGCCGCTACCGGTCGAAGGGGAACACCCGGCAGCCGTTCGTGCCCGACGGCGAGGCGAAGCGGGCGGAGGCCACGGAGGCCATGCGGGAGGCCGTGAAGCGCTGGCTCTGAGCATGGGCCTCGTCGTGCGTCGCGGTCGGTCCACCGCGTCACGGCCCGCCCGTCACGAGCGCCTGTCCTCGTACCAGGCGTTCATCCCATCCACGGCCCGGTCCACATCGGCAATCGTGTTGTAGATGTGAGGGCACAGGCGGAACGTCTTGTCGTCCCCGGAGCCGGCGACGCGGTAGCGCGGGTCCTGGTAGAGCCAGTCGTACAGCGTCTTCTCCCGGTGCTCCTTCGGCGCCTCGACGCGCACCACGCCCCAACTGCGCGCGGGGTCGCTCGGCGTGACGAGGCTCCACCGGCTCCCCGCCTCCTGGAGCCGTGACATGAGGTGCTGGGCGAGCTGGGCGATGCGCTCGTGGGGTTTGCGCGGCTGTAGCGCCGTCCACATCCTCTGGGTGAGGTCGAGCGCGATGATGTTCACGTCGTCGCGCTGGCCGATGAGCTCGAACCGCAGCGCGTTCTCCGGCAGCTCCCGGTACGGCACGATGACGATGCGGTAGTCGTAGCCGTAGACGCTCGGCATGAAGTTCCGGGTCTTCTCCTTGCGCATGAAGAGGATGCCCGTCTCCTTGGGGCCCAGGAACCACTTGTGCGCGCTGGACACGAGGCTGTGGCAGTACGCGTCCGCCAGGTTGAGCGGGCGCGCGCCCCACGCCATCGTCCCGTCGATGTGGATGTGGCAGTCCGGACGGTTCGCCTTCACGTGGTCCCAGATGGCCTTCATCACCGACTCGGGCATGCGGAAGCCGTTGCTGTTGGCTGTCTCCGTGTACGTCACGAAGCGCGTGCGCGGGGTGATGCGGCTGATGAAGGCCGCCGCGATGTCCGCCTCCGAGGCGTTCGTCGGGAAGCTCACCTCCTCCACCTTGAATCGCGTCGGGCCGCCGGACCACTCGGCTCGCATCTTCCATGCCTCGCGGTTGGTGGGGTGGTTCTCCGACCACATCACCACCGTGTCGTTCCCGTCCGCGCTCCAGCCTCGGAAGCCGCAGTTGACCGCGTTGTTCGCCTCCGTGGCGTTGCGCATGATGGCCAGGTCGTTCGGGTCCGTCAGCCCCAGCCCGAGCGCCAGGCTCCTGCGCGTCTGCTCCAACTGGCGCACCCGCTCGCCCTGCGCGGTGCGCATCTGCTGCGAGACGTTGAGGTTGTATTCGAGGCGCAGCTCGTTGAGCGACTCGATGAGCGCCGTGGGCTCCGGGCAGAGGTTGGCGGCGTTCATCGGCGTGACGCGCTCGGAGGGCGCGACCGTGGCGAAGCCGAACTCCTGCTGGAAGGCTGTCCAGAACGCCTCGTCCGTCTTCTGGGAAGGGGCGCGAACCGCCTGGAAGAAGCGGTTCAGCTTGTCCGTCAGCGCGCGTCCCCTCGCCTTGGAGAGGAGGCCTACGTCGGTCAGCGACGTGAGGAGGGAGAGGCTGTCGGCGGGCTCGGCCGTGCTGGCGGCCATGTCGGAGTTGCTGGCTTTGAACAAGGGGCGCTCCGGAAGGGGTGGGTCGGCCACCGTGCACCAGGTGCCGACTCCGGGACATCCCCCCGCGGGGCACCGCGCCCGTCAGGGATCGGACATGTCAGGGTGAACTTCGACTCCAGGGTGCCTGTTTCAGTCCGTCCTTCCGGGGTGAGCGTTGGCCTCGCGAGACAGGTCTCGCGAAACGAATCGTTCAAGGCTTGGCGACGTGCCAGACGTCCTTGACTCCGTCGCCCGTCTTGTCGCCGGCCTTCTTGTCTTTGATGAAGGTGTACAGGGGCTTGCCGTCATAGGCCCACTGCATCGTCCCGTCGTCACGCTTGATTTGGGTCCACTTGTCCTGTGCCGTTTCGTCACCTTTCTTGACGAGCAGTGGGGGCCAGTTCTTGGCGCACTCGCCGTTGCACATGGACTTGCCGCCGCCGTCCTTGTCGAAGGTGTAGAGCGTCATGCCGTGATGATCAACCCACATGCCGTCCTTCTCCATCGCATGATGAGCGAGCGCGGAGAGAGGAAGGAGCAAAGCGGCTGCGGCATACAGCGCCATCCGGGTCGAAGCGTGTCGCGTCATTGTCTGTCCTCGTGACTCGCCAGGAGACTTCCTGGCGAACCGGAGCTGTCTCCAGTCGATGGCTCTCTAGGTGGCGAGGGACACGTGCGCAATCGCGCGCGGCAGGCGCGACGCTGGACCATCCAGCGGTAAACAAGCGTCGTCTGCTGCTTGGGTGTCCCGCTCATCGCGCACCGCCGCTGCGCAATTCCTCCCATGAAGCGGGGCAGGGGGGCGCTCCGTGCCCGCCGTCACCGAGGCGTCATCCGAGGAGCGTCCGTTGGCTGGAGCTCCAGCGAGCCATTGCAGACCGTCGGAAGGGCCTCGGACTCACCCGTGAAGGAGCACACCAGCCGCACGCCTTCCTTCCCCATCCGGCCCGCTCCGAGGAGAAGCCAGAGCGTGCTCCGGGGTGTTTGTACCCGATACCGATGGCAGAGCCCTTGTTGCTCCAACACGCGGCAGGCCACCTCCTGGCCGTTCACGGAGGCACCGCTCGCGGCGAATCGCTGCCGGAGGTCGCGGCCCGCCTTCTCCGTCTCTTGCGAAAGCCACTTCTTCAAGTCGACCTCCGGCGCCAACACCGCCCATTCGAGGAAGCTGCTGGGGCACTTGATACGTCCCACCTCCGGCGCGACGCTTGGCGTCAGGTCGCAGCCATCCGGAACCATCAACTCACGCGTCCCCATCATCGCCTTCGTGAGCACCGTCCGGTTCCGCAAGTCGAGGGGCTCGGGGACCTTCTGGGACGCGAAGAACTCCAGCACGCTCTTGCATGGACGCGTCGCCCCTCGCCGCCGAACGTCCTCCATGCATGTATAGGCCCAGAAGCCCTTCTCGGTCCGCTCCTCGATGATGACGTGCCCCGTCCTCTTGAGCTCCCCCGTCCCTTCCTCGCGAATCGTCACCTCCAACGCCTCGCGCTCGACGCCAGCCAGCACGAGCGTCGTCTTCTTCGACTCCACCGCACCGTCGGCTGACGCGATGATGGAGTCTCGCATGCCCTCGAATACCCGTTCGTTGGAGTGGTTCATGGGAATGGGCAACCAACCGATGCTCGCGCTCAGGTTGGGGCACAGGTATCGACGACCTGTCGACCCGTCCGCCGTCGCCTTGCACCGACCAAACAGGGCCTGTGCCTCCCGCCTGTAGGTCGTCGTCGGGGGCTCCCCGTGCGCGCCTCCCGCGAGCAACACCAGCCCCGTACTCCAGAGCGCATGAAGAAAGGTCAGACACCACCGCGGCAACCGGACGTCACCCCACGAGTTGGACATGGGCTGCGTCTTTGCACGGTCCGTACCCGGCGCTCCACGGCGAGGGACTCCCGTCACCGTGCAACTCTTGCGCGCCTCCTGCTCCGAGCATCGTGCAAGGCTTGCACTGTCCTCGGAGGGTCACGCCCTGGGGGGAGCGTCCGCGGGAAGCCGTGCCATGCACGTGACACGGCGACCGAAGTTCGGATAGGCACACCCGACGCCCCATCGCTGGGGAGCAGGCCTGGCGCCTGCGTGAGGACAGACCGTGGAATTCCGACACCTCTCCGCACCCGCCTGGTCGGCGTTCAAAGCCTGGCTGCTCAAGTTGACCGGCATTCCCATCGCCCGCCTGCGGCTCCTGACCGGCGGCTGTCCGGCGGAGGAGCTGCCCGCGCTCGCGAAGGAGCTCAAGCGCGTGCGGGCCGACTTCCAGAAGCGCCCCAACGCGGTCTCGGCCCCCGCGGACGAGGGACTCCGGCGGGACTACGCGGCGCTCGGGGTTCCCTGGTCCGCGTGGAGCGAGGTGGCGCGCGAGGTCCAGCGCGACCTGAAGCGCAAGCGGTACGCGCGCTGGACGGGAGCGGATGCGCTCGAGTTCCCCGAGGGGCCTTGCGCCGAGGACCTGATCACCGTCCTGTTGTTCGGGGGCGTGGAGCAGGCACGTCCCCATCTGCTGCGCCGCGCGTCGCTCGCCGCGGGCTCGCTCGAGGCGCTGTGGTGCCGCTGGCTGGCGGGTGAGCCGCTCGAACCCGAGACGCTGCGCTCGTTCGCGGGAGCGCCGGAGCGGCTCGCCGAGCCCCTCTACACCCCAGGCGTCGATGAGGTGCTGCCGCTGTTCTTCGTCGAGCCGGACCCCGCACGCGCCGAGCGGGCGCTGGAGATCGCCTCGGCCCAGGTGGGCTCGTCCCGGTCGCGACCGTTGAGGGGCTTCCTGCGCTCCCTGCTCGGCCTGTGGCGTCAGGACACTCCGGTGGAGGAGGTGAGGGCGTGCTTCGAGACGATGGTCGCGGCCGTCTCACCCTCCGACGTCGCCCAACTGAGCGCGCCCGCCTATCTGTATGGCCGATACGTCGAGGCACTTCCCCCGCATGTGCTGCTGGAGCGGATGGGCTCGCGTCTCGAGCGCATCGCCGTGCCTGCCCGGGTCGCCGATGTCCAGCCCGTCATGGAGGCCCTGGCCGCGCTCGAGGAGTTGACGGCCCTGGGCCTGGGCCTCCGCGTGGAGCAGCGGCCCGGAGAGGTGCTCCTCTCCGCGCAGGAGCCGGAGACTGGGGCCGGGGACGAGTTCCTGTAGCACCGCCGGATGAGGTGCGCGTCTTCCGGAGGGCCCCGCGCCTGGTGTGCTGGGCCCTGGGAGATTCCGCCTGCCTCGCCCACACCGAGAGTCGACGGCCGCGCGCCTTGCTCCCTTTGACGCGCTGACGCAGCGGCCGGATTCCGGGCGGACGCAGGTCTACCCGCGCCGCTTCCGTTCGAGCTGCGCTCGGAGCCGGTTCTTGCCCTCCGCCACGGCATCACTGCGTGCCGCGCTCACCTCCACGCCCTTCGGCTCCGGCTGGGACTGCCGCAGGTGCGCCGCGAGCGTGTGGACGGTGGTGAACTGGAGCAGCTCGACGAGGGGCAGGGGACGTCCCAGCCGCTGCTCCAGCCGGTGGTGGAGCTGCACGACGAGGAGGGAGTTTCCCCCCAGGTCGAAGAAGTTGTCGTGCACGCCCACGCGGTCCACGCCCAGGGCCTGTCGCCACTCTTCGGAGACGAGGGCTTCGAGCTCGTTACCGGGAGCGACGAAGGCTTCCGGGGCGGCCTGCGCGGACGGGGCGGGCAGGGCCTTCCGGTCGACCTTGCCGCTCGGGGTGAGCGGAATCGAAGCCAGTAACACGAAGGCGGCGGGCACCATGTAGTCGGGCACGTGCTCGCGCAGGTAGGCGCGCAGCTCCGCGGCGGTGGGGGCACGGCCGGACGCCGGGACGACGTAGGCGCAGAGCGCGCGCGCGAAGTGCTCGCCGTGCGCCAGCACCACCGCCGCCCGCACCCCGGCGTGCTGTGAGAGCACCGTCTCGAGTTCGCCCAGTTCGATGCGGAAGCCGCGGATCTTGACCTGCTGGTCGAGCCGCCCGAGGAACTCCAGGTTCCCATCGGGCCGGTACCGGGCCCGGTCGCCGGTGCGGTACATCCGCGCTCCAGGCTCTCCCCGCCACGGGTCGGCGATGAACCTGCTCGCCGTCAGCGCGGCATCCCCCACGTACCCCTCCGCGAGCACGTCCCCCGCGATGAACAGGTCTCCTGGGACTCCCACCGGGCAGGGTTCGAGGTGGCGGTCCAGGACATGGTAGCGGGCGTTCTGGATGGGCTTGCCGTACGGAATGCTCGCCCAGGAAGGGTCCACACGCCCAATCGGGTAGTGGTTCGACCAGATGACGGCCTCGGTCGCGCCTCCCAGGCTCACCACTTCGGCGGCTGGGAACGCGGAGCGGAGCTGCTCCGGGAGGGTCACCGGAATCCAGTCACCGGAGAGGAACACCCGCCGGAGCCGGCCGCCGCTCCCGCCCTTGAAGTACGGGACGCACTGCACGAGCGTGGCGGGGGCCGAGTCCCAGAGGGTGATGGGCTCCGTCTCCAGGACCCGTGCCAGGGCGCTCGGGTCTCGCAGCTCATCCTGGGTGGCGACGCGGATGGAGCCTCCGGCCGCGAGGAGCCCGAACACGTCGTAGACGGACAGGTCGAAGCCGATGGACGTCACGAAGAGCACGCGGTCGTCCGGGCCGACCCGGTAGGTGCGGTTCACCCACTCCACCAGGTTGATGACCGGCCGGTGCCGCACCGCCACGCCCTTCGGCGTCCCGGTCGAGCCCGAGGTGAAGATGATGTAGGCGAGGTCATCCGCGGTGGCGAGCCGGCTGGGCCTCGTGTGGGGCAGCCGCTCCGGCAGGCCTTCCCCATCCAGACACAGCACGTTCTTCAGCCCGGGCAGCGAGCCCCGGAGGGTGTCGAGCGTGGGGTGTGTGACGTCATCGGAGAGCACGGTGGCGATGCCGTGGTCCTCGAGGATCCTTCGCACGCGGGCGGGCGGGGTGCTGGCCGGCAGGGGGACATAGCAGCCACCTGCCTTCAGCACCGCGAGCATGGCGGGCACGAGTTCGAGGCCGCGCTCGAGCAGCAGCGCCACCGGGACGCCGGGCCCCACTCCGAGCCCGCGCAGGTGGTGGGCCAGCCTGTTCGCCCGCGCTTCCAGCTCGCCGTAGGTGACGGAGCGCTCCCCCAGCACCAGCGCGACCGCCTCGGGCCGCGCGTCGGCGCGGGCCTCGAAGAGCTGATGGAGGCACAGCCCGGAGGAGTAGGGGGCCCGCGTCGCGTTCCAGCCGTCGAGGATCCCGGTGCGTTCGGCGGGCGTGAGCAGCGGCAGCCGGGAGACCGGCAGGTCCAGCGCCGCCACCGCCCCCGACAAGAAGGTCTCGAACCCGGTGCGCAGGCGGACCGCGGTCTCCGCGTCGAAGAGGTCGCTGCTGTATTCGAGCAGCCCGGACAGCTCCCCGTCATCCCGCGAGAAGGCGAGCAGGAGGTCGAACCGGGCGCTGGGGTTGTCCAGCCCGATCCACTCGGAGGACAGCCCGGTCAAATGCACCGGGGGCATCGACGGCAGCACCGAGAGCATCACCTGCGCGATGGGCGTCCGGGCCGTGCTGCGCTCCGGTTGCAGGGCCTCCACGAGCAGGTTGAAGGGCAGGCCGGCATGGACCTGCGCCTCCACCGAGACCGCCCGCGCCCGGCCCAACAGCGCGCGGAGCGAGGGGTCCCCCCGGAGGTCTCCCCGGTGCACCACCGTGTTCACGAAGTTCCCGATGGAGGCCGCGACCTCGGGGTGGGGGCGATCCATCATCGGCGCCGCCACCAGGATGTCCTCCTGCTCCGACAGCCGGCCCAGGAACGCCCAGAACGCCGCCAGCAAGGTCTGGAACAGCGTCGTGCCCGCGGCCCTGCTGGTGGCGTCGATGCGCTCGACGAGCGGCGCCGGAAGACGGAATGCGAGCCGCCCGCCGCGGCTGCCGCGAATCGCCGGGCGGGGCCTGTCCGTTGGGAGCTGGAGGGTGGGCAGCGGGCCCGCGAGCTGGCGCTTCCAGTAGGCGAGGTGCGCCTCCAGCACCTCGCCCCGCAGCCAGCTCCGCTGCCAGACGGCGAAGTCCGGGTACTGCGCGGGGGGCGCGGGGAGCGCGGGCCGCCGGCCCTCCTGGAGCGCGGAGTACAGGGCGCCGAGCTCCTGCGCGAACGGCTCGTGTGAGCCGTCGAAGGCGATGTGGTGGGTGACCAGCGCGAGGACATGGTCCCGGGCGGAGACGCGCATGAGCCGCGCGCGCAGCATCCGTCCCTCCCTCAGGTCGAAGGGGCGGGCCGCCAGCTCCGAGGCCCGCTGGAGCGCCTCGCTCACCGCTTCCGGACCGGGCAGGTGCGAGCAGTCGTGGACGGGCAGCTCCAGCGGCGCGAAGGGCCGCACCTGTTGGAATGGCCGGCCGCCGTCCAGCACGTAGCCGGTGCGCAGCGCTTCATGCCGCTCGAGGATGGCGTCGAGCGCGCCCCGCAGCGCCGGGACGTCGAGCTCCCCCCGCAGCCGCAGCGCGGTGGGGATGTTGTAGGCCGGGCTGCCCGGCTCGAACTGCTCGAGGAACCACAGGCGCTCCTGGGCGAAGGAGAGCGGAGCGTGCGCCTCGCGCGGTCCGTCGGGAGCGAGCGGCGCGAGGTGCGAGGCGCTGGACTCCGTGAGGGCCCTCGCCTGTCCTTCCAGCGTCGGGGCCTGGAAGAGGCGGGCGAGGGGGACGTCGGTCCCGAAGACCCCGCGGATCCGCGCCGCGAGGCGGGCGACCATCAGCGAGTGGCCCCCGAGGGCGAAGAAGTCGTCGTCCACGCTGACGCCGGACACGCCGAGCAACTCGGACCACACGCCCGCGAGGCGGGCCTCGGTGGCATCCCGGGGAGGCGTCCCCGGCGCGTGGGCGGCCCCCCGTGCGGGAAGGGGCAGGGCCTCGCGGTCCACCTTGCCGTTGGGCAGCCGGGGCAGGGCCTCCAGCCGGACCCAGGCCGCCGGCACCATGTACCTGGGCAGGCGCCCTTGCAGCGCGTCGCGCACCGCCGCGAGCTCCGCCGTCCCGGACAGCACGACGTAGGCGCACAGGGCCGGCTCCCCCGCCGCGCTCTTGAAGGCGCTGACGAGCGCCTCCACGACGCCGGGGAGCTCCGCGAGCACGGCGGTGATCTCCCCCAGGTCGAGCCGGTGTCCGCGCAGCTTGAGCTGGTGGTCGTTCCGGCCCAGGTAGTCGAGCCGTCCATCGGGCCGCCAGCGGGCCAGATCCCCCGTCCGATAGAGCCGGCCCCCTCGGGGTGAGAAGGGATCCGCCACGAAGGCCGCGGCGGTGAGCTCGGGGCGGGCCAGGTAGCCACGCGCCACGCCCTCGCCCCCGAGGTAGAGCTCGCCCGTGACGCCTGGGGGCACCGGCTCCATGCGCGCGTCGAGCACGTACGCGCGCCGGTGCGCCAGCGGACGGCCAATGGCCGGGCGGTCCTCCCCCCGAGGGACGTGCTCGAAGGTGGAGTACGTCGTGTCCTCCGTGGGGCCGTACAGGTTGTAGACCCGGCACTCGGGGAGCAGCGCATGCACCGCGCGGACGAGGTGGCCGGACAGCGGCTCGCCCGCGAGGTTCACCACCCGCACCGAGCGGGGGATTGCCTTCAGCGAGACCAGCTCGGACATCGCGGACGGCACGGTGTTGAGCAGGGTGATGGGCTCGCGCGCGCGCCCGTCCGCGAGCGCCAGGACGTTCTCCACGAGCTCCACCCGGCCACCGCGCGACAGGGGCGCGAACAGCTCGAACACCGACAGGTCGAAGGTGATCGACGTTCCCACGAGCACCCGGGACAGGTCCGCCTCGGAGTACACGCCGTGCGCCCAGGCGATGAAGGCCGTGGCGCTGTGGTGTTCGATCATCACGCCCTTGGGCCGGCCCGTCGACCCCGAGGTGTAGATGACGTAGGCGAGGTTCCCTGGCCGGGCCGTGTCCTGGGGCGGATGCTCGGGCCACGCGCCGAGCGCCGCCGCGTCCCCATCCACCAGCACCACCCGGGCGCCGTGAGCCGGGAGCCGGGGCACCAGCGCCGCCTCGGTGATGAGCACCGGGATCCCCGCGTCCGCGAGCACGAAGGCCATGCGCTCCGCGGGGTGGTCCGGGTCGATGGGCACATACGCCCCGCCCGCCGCGAGCACGCCCAGCAGCGCCACGGGCAGGTGGCTGTCGCGGCGCAGGCAGACCCCGACCGGCACGTCCGGCCCGATGCCCAGGGTGGCCAGGTGATGGGCGAGCTGACTGGCACGCGAGGCCAGCCGCGAGTAGGTCAGGGGACCGTCGGCGGCGCTCACCGCGATGGCCTCTGGCGTGCGCCGGGCCTGCTCGAAGACCCCGTGGTGCAGCAGCGGGTTCCGGACCTCCGGCAGCGGGACGCGGGCCGGGTTCCAGCCCTCCAGCAACTGGTGGCGCTCCTGGGATGAGAGCAGCTCCAGCTCCGCGAGCCGCAGGTCTGGCCCGGCGGCGGCGGAGGCGAGCAGCCGATTGAGGTGGCCCGCCATGCGCTCCACCGTGCTCGCGTCGAACAGGTCGGTGTTGTACTCGAGCCAGCCCGCAACCGCCCCACCCGCGCTCTCCAGCAACAAGGACAGCTCGAAGGCGGCGCCCCGGTGGGGCAGCGCCAGCGAGCGCGCCTCGAGCGCCCCCAGCCTCCACGGGGCCGCGACGTCCTCGGGCTGCATCAGCGCCACGTCGCCCGGCGCGGTGGGCGCCCGGTCGAGCGCGAACAGCACCTGGAAGCCCGGGGGGCGGCTGGGGTCGCGCTGCAAGCGCAGCCGCTCGACGATGACCGGGAGGGGCAGCTCCTGGTGGTCGAGCGCGCCGAGCACCTCGCGCCTCGCGTGCTGGACCAGCTCCCGGAAGCGCGTCGGGCCGCCAGCGCGGGAGCGCAAGGGGAGGACGTTGACGAGGTAGCCCACCGGGTGGGTGTGCTCCGCCCGGGTCCGGCCGTGGAACGGCGCGCCGACGGTGAGGTCGTCCTGTCCGGTGTGGCGGTGCAGCAGGGCCTGGAAGCCCGCGAGGAGCACCACGAAGAGCGTCGTCTTCTCGGCGCGGGCGAGGGCCGCCAGCGCCGAGAGGACGGCCGGCTCCAGCCTCACCGGGTGCCTCGCCCCGGCGAAGGTCTGGGCGGGCGGCCAGGGCCTGTCGGTGGGCAGCGCGAGCAGCGGCGGCGCTCCGCCCAGCCGCTCCCGGTAGTACTCGAGCTGCCGGGCACCCTCCGGGCCCGCGATCAGCGCCTGCTGCCAGGCGACGTAGCGCGCCAGCCCCGAGGCCGGAGCGGGGAGCGCGGCGGGATGCTCCGCGCGGGCCAGCAACTGGCGCAGCTCGTCGAGCAGCAGGGACAGCGAGCCGTAGTCGGCTACGAGGTGGTGGACCGAGAGCAGCAGGACGTGGTGGTCGCGCCCCCGGGAGGCGAGGTGCGCGCGGAAGACCGGCCCCTCCTTCAAGTCGAAGGGCTGGTGCGCCACGTCGGCCAGCCGCTCCCGGCGGCGGGCCTCGTCCAGCCCGGAGAGGTCCGACGTGCCGAGCACCAGCGCCTCGCGCGGGAGGACCTCCTGGAAGGGCTCGCCCTCGTGTTCTCCGAACCGGAGCCGGAGGGCCTCGTGGCGATCCACCAGCGTCTGGAGGGCGGCGGTGAGCCGCGGCGGCTCCAGGGGGCCGCGCAGGTCGACGGCCAGGGAGAGGTGATACGCGGTGCTCGCGGGGTCCAGTGCCTGGAGGAGCCAGAGCGCCCGCTGGCCAGCGGACAGCGGGAAGGCGCCACCCGGCTCCGCTGGGGCGCCGGGGAAGAGCAGGGCCCCCGCCGGCGCGAAGGCACCACCCGGCTCCGCTGGGGTTCCGGGGCTGGCTTGCCGGGGCGCGCGCCGCGCGTCCTCCATCAGGGAGGAGAGCGTCAGGGCGAGCGACTCGATGGAGGCCCCATCGAGCAGCCTGCTGGTGGGAACGCGCACGCCCAGGTCGCCCTCGAGCTGCTGCGCCAACTGCACCGTCGCGAGTGAGTCCAGCCCGAAGGCCAGGAGGTCATCCTGGGGCGACAGGCCGGCGCTCGCGGAGGACCTCTGGCCGAGCAGGCCGAGCAGGTACGCTTGAAGCAGCGCCGGCCGCTCCTCGCGTCCGGCGGAGGCCAGCGCGGTGGGAGGAACAAGGCCGGGGGCGGCGGGCTCCTCCCGCAGGAGGACCTCCCCCACCTGTTCGAGGGTGCCCTCCAGGAAGGCGCGCCGGCACGCCTGACGCTGAACCTTGCCGCTCGACGTCTTCGGCAGCGCACCGCGCCGCAACAGACACACCGCATGCAAGTCGATGCCATGGCTGTCCGCCACGGCCTGACGGATGGCCCGCGCGATGGCGCCAGCCTCCGCCTCGGTGGCGGGCTCGGCTTCAATCGCGAGCACCGCGCGCTCTTCGCCCGCCTGCTCGACCGAGAACGCGGCCGCGCTCCCGGGGCGCAGCGCCGCGGAGGCGGCCTCCGCCGTTCGCTCCAGGTCCTGCGGGGCGTGATTGCGGCCCCGGATGATGAGGAGGTCCTTGGCGCGGCCGGTGACGAAGAGCTCCACCCCCTCGAGGAAGCCGAGGTCTCCGGTGCGAAGGAACGGCCCCTGGCCGTCCGCCAGCCGGGCGTGGAACGCGGCCTCCGTCCCGGCGGGGTTCTCCCAGTAGCCGCGGGCGATGCTCGGACCGCGGACCCAGAGCTCCCCGACGTGCCCGCCCGGCAGGGGGGTGTGGTGGACGGGGTCGACGATCAACACCTCGTGGCCGCGGACGACCCGCCCGCATGAGACCAGCGTCCTGGATGGCCCCGTCCCTTCCGCGGCCCGGGCCACGTGCTGGCCCAGCGCCGCGTCGTCGAGCCGCCTGACGGGAGGCGCGTCGCTGACGGCGCCCGACGAGACGATGAGCGAGGCCTCCGCCAGGCCATAGCAGGCCATGAAGGCCTCGGGCCGGAAGCCCGACACGGCGAAGGCCTCCGCGAAGCGCGCCAGCGTCTCCGGGCGGATCGGCTCGGCGCCGTTGAAGGCCACCCGCCACGACGACAGGTCCAGGGCGGCGCGTTGCTCCTCGGTGCTCTTCCGGACGCACAGGTCGAAGGCGAAGTTGGGGCCTCCACTCGTGGTGCCGCGAAACCGGGAGATGGCCTGCAGCCAGAGCAGCGGGCGCCGGAGGAAGGTCTCGGGCGCCATCAACAGCGAGGGGTAGCCCGAGTAGAGCGGCTGGAGGATGCCGCCGATGAGCCCCATGTCGTGGAAGGGCGGCAGCCAGAAGA
Protein-coding sequences here:
- a CDS encoding sulfotransferase, coding for MERVPVPTRMYLQGGQAMLQTAELSPAVYEAPFMSDGLRHALEAGEAGLGYRVSAVKELPEDGALPAGLLFHVSRCGSTLVSQMLGTLPGLRAVSEPEVLSLYLLHCAQGACAFDAEVFRRLIKVLGRGSGRYVIKFSSWNLLFLDWIRGALPDVPWVFLTRDATEVMASNFRSPSAPLRWYRRGDPRFKACFPDWPGEARGAPEAFFAWCLARYAQAARRHAGPRGLWVDYAQLPGGVPRHILAHFGLEADVSQRARMEEKGRYRSKGNTRQPFVPDGEAKRAEATEAMREAVKRWL
- a CDS encoding aminotransferase class V-fold PLP-dependent enzyme, which produces MFKASNSDMAASTAEPADSLSLLTSLTDVGLLSKARGRALTDKLNRFFQAVRAPSQKTDEAFWTAFQQEFGFATVAPSERVTPMNAANLCPEPTALIESLNELRLEYNLNVSQQMRTAQGERVRQLEQTRRSLALGLGLTDPNDLAIMRNATEANNAVNCGFRGWSADGNDTVVMWSENHPTNREAWKMRAEWSGGPTRFKVEEVSFPTNASEADIAAAFISRITPRTRFVTYTETANSNGFRMPESVMKAIWDHVKANRPDCHIHIDGTMAWGARPLNLADAYCHSLVSSAHKWFLGPKETGILFMRKEKTRNFMPSVYGYDYRIVIVPYRELPENALRFELIGQRDDVNIIALDLTQRMWTALQPRKPHERIAQLAQHLMSRLQEAGSRWSLVTPSDPARSWGVVRVEAPKEHREKTLYDWLYQDPRYRVAGSGDDKTFRLCPHIYNTIADVDRAVDGMNAWYEDRRS
- a CDS encoding COG4315 family predicted lipoprotein codes for the protein MTRHASTRMALYAAAALLLPLSALAHHAMEKDGMWVDHHGMTLYTFDKDGGGKSMCNGECAKNWPPLLVKKGDETAQDKWTQIKRDDGTMQWAYDGKPLYTFIKDKKAGDKTGDGVKDVWHVAKP
- a CDS encoding amino acid adenylation domain-containing protein, giving the protein MDREALPLPARGAAHAPGTPPRDATEARLAGVWSELLGVSGVSVDDDFFALGGHSLMVARLAARIRGVFGTDVPLARLFQAPTLEGQARALTESSASHLAPLAPDGPREAHAPLSFAQERLWFLEQFEPGSPAYNIPTALRLRGELDVPALRGALDAILERHEALRTGYVLDGGRPFQQVRPFAPLELPVHDCSHLPGPEAVSEALQRASELAARPFDLREGRMLRARLMRVSARDHVLALVTHHIAFDGSHEPFAQELGALYSALQEGRRPALPAPPAQYPDFAVWQRSWLRGEVLEAHLAYWKRQLAGPLPTLQLPTDRPRPAIRGSRGGRLAFRLPAPLVERIDATSRAAGTTLFQTLLAAFWAFLGRLSEQEDILVAAPMMDRPHPEVAASIGNFVNTVVHRGDLRGDPSLRALLGRARAVSVEAQVHAGLPFNLLVEALQPERSTARTPIAQVMLSVLPSMPPVHLTGLSSEWIGLDNPSARFDLLLAFSRDDGELSGLLEYSSDLFDAETAVRLRTGFETFLSGAVAALDLPVSRLPLLTPAERTGILDGWNATRAPYSSGLCLHQLFEARADARPEAVALVLGERSVTYGELEARANRLAHHLRGLGVGPGVPVALLLERGLELVPAMLAVLKAGGCYVPLPASTPPARVRRILEDHGIATVLSDDVTHPTLDTLRGSLPGLKNVLCLDGEGLPERLPHTRPSRLATADDLAYIIFTSGSTGTPKGVAVRHRPVINLVEWVNRTYRVGPDDRVLFVTSIGFDLSVYDVFGLLAAGGSIRVATQDELRDPSALARVLETEPITLWDSAPATLVQCVPYFKGGSGGRLRRVFLSGDWIPVTLPEQLRSAFPAAEVVSLGGATEAVIWSNHYPIGRVDPSWASIPYGKPIQNARYHVLDRHLEPCPVGVPGDLFIAGDVLAEGYVGDAALTASRFIADPWRGEPGARMYRTGDRARYRPDGNLEFLGRLDQQVKIRGFRIELGELETVLSQHAGVRAAVVLAHGEHFARALCAYVVPASGRAPTAAELRAYLREHVPDYMVPAAFVLLASIPLTPSGKVDRKALPAPSAQAAPEAFVAPGNELEALVSEEWRQALGVDRVGVHDNFFDLGGNSLLVVQLHHRLEQRLGRPLPLVELLQFTTVHTLAAHLRQSQPEPKGVEVSAARSDAVAEGKNRLRAQLERKRRG